The proteins below are encoded in one region of Hordeum vulgare subsp. vulgare chromosome 3H, MorexV3_pseudomolecules_assembly, whole genome shotgun sequence:
- the LOC123442781 gene encoding transcription factor GTE8-like produces MTPTVLMEYRPQMQIKRGYDEIAYQGAGYAETVGESGSPVRVDSEDSSAPKRKCISLNSDGFDVKREIFVPSKLSSSERRYLRKRFRAELDSVRYLLKRPEFLAIMPVSRAPGFSSSAAPRAKKVQRGSHVLRGAKGRFLPTKPRPETSTVLPEATILKQCEAILKKLMTQKFSHIFNVPVDVEKLNIPDYNEIIKHPMDLGTIKKKLDSGSYTSPSDFAADVRLTFNNAITYNPRGHAVHDMAIQLNKMFESRWKTVEKKLASAAIKPHVEVDRADSKRRKTPPVDRSDLSIDCVRPTEIVKPKMTFEEKESFGNCLASLSEDPELPGHIIDMLQQCIDNNTDQLGDGEIEIDIHALSDDMLLELKKHVDKYLQERDHQQTKSEPSENEAVNVSGLSHSSTNPCKGGEPVEEDVDICGNASPILIEKDPEIRTSKCGSPSSSSSDSGSSSSDSDSGSDAESEPEKAGSPAKLVKGIKIPEQPAEQEKSDAGISPVDANHAAADVELREQDNESKAATGDTTADVELREQDNESKAAPEGENAKPDRQVSPDKLLRAALLRGRYADVIVKARGILSQGGDKQEELEKLQKEEKERLLAEGNAAMEARRAEAEAESKRKRDLEREKARQALQEMERTVEINDSVDPKDLEMLGTVTTEHIVSSVDETSPEHSQDGMPIFLPGSGSMLEKLGLFMKVDEEEEEEEPCSKDADDGEIN; encoded by the exons ATGACACCGACGGTCCTCATGGAGTACAGGCCGCAGATGCAGATTAAACGGGGCTACGATGAAATAGCTTACCAGGGCGCGGGGTATGCAGAGACTGTAGGCGAGTCGGGCAGCCCTGTCCGTGTTGACTCCGAAGATTCGTCTGCGCCGAAACGCAAGTGCATCAGCCTCAATAGCGATGGCTTTGATGTGAAGCGAGAGATCTTTGTCCCGTCCAAGTTGTCGTCGTCTGAGCGGCGCTACCTTCGAAAGAGATTCCGGGCAGAGCTTGACTCTGTCAGATATCTCCTCAAGAGGCCAGAGTTTTTGGCCATCATGCCTGTCAGCCGAGCACCTGGTTTCTCATCGTCGGCTGCCCCTCGAGCTAAAAAAGTGCAACGGGGGAGCCATGTTCTCCGTGGTGCCAAGGGACGCTTCTTGCCAACAAAACCCCGGCCTGAAACGTCTACAGTGTTGCCTGAAGCTACAATTCTGAAGCAGTGCGAAGCTATTCTGAAGAAGCTGATGACTCAGAAATTTAGTCATATTTTTAATGTTCCAGTAGACGTGGAAAAGCTGAATATTCCAGATtataatgaaattatcaagcaCCCGATGGACCTTGGGACCATCAAGAAGAAGCTAGATTCTGGTTCCTACACAAGTCCTTCTGATTTTgcagctgatgtcaggctgaccttTAACAATGCGATAACTTATAATCCCCGAGGGCATGCAGTGCATGATATGGCCATTCAACTGAATAAAATGTTCGAGTCCAGATGGAAAACAGTTGAGAAGAAGTTAGCTTCTGCTGCCATTAAGCCACATGTTGAGGTTGATAGGGCTGACTCAAAGAGGAGAAAGACCCCTCCTGTGGACCGCAGTGACTTGTCAATAGATTGTGTCAGGCCAACTGAGATTGTGAAGCCGAAGATGACATTTGAGGAGAAAGAATCCTTTGGAAACTGCTTAGCTTCTTTGTCTGAGGATCCAGAATTACCTGGTCACATCATTGATATGTTACAGCAGTGTATTGACAACAATACAGATCAGCTTGGTGATGGAGAAATAGAGATTGATATCCATGCACTCAGTGATGACATGCTATTAGAATTGAAGAAGCATGTGGACAAGTACTTGCAAGAGAGAGATCACCAGCAGACAAAATCTGAGCCTTCTGAGAATGAGGCTGTGAATGTTTCTGGCCTCAGTCATTCGTCCACAAATCCCTGCAAAG GTGGTGAGCCTGTTGAGGAGGATGTGGACATTTGCGGCAATGCATCCCCTATATTGATAGAGAAGGATCCAGAGATCAGAACAAGCAAATGTGGGAGTCCAAGTAGTTCCAGCAGTGACTCGGGATCTTCATCCAGTG ATTCTGACTCAGGCAGTGACGCTGAAAGTGAACCAGAAAAAGCTGGTAGCCCAGCAAAGCTTGTGAAG GGTATTAAAATACCAGAACAACCTGCAGAGCAAGAAAAGAGTGATGCTGGTATTAGCcctgttgatgctaacc ACGCTGCTGCTGATGTGGAACTCCGTGAACAGGACAATGAGTCCAAGGCTGCAACTGGGG ACACTACTGCTGATGTGGAACTTCGTGAGCAGGACAATGAGTCGAAGGCTGCACCTGAGG GGGAGAATGCAAAACCTGACAGGCAAGTCTCTCCGGACAAGCTCTTGCGAGCAGCTCTTTTGAGGGGCCGTTATGCTGATGTAATTGTGAAAGCTCGTGGGATTCTTAGCCAG GGTGGAGATAAACAGGAGGAGCTGGAGAAACTTCAGAAGGAAG agaaagaacgGCTTTTAGCTGAAGGTAATGCAGCTATGGAAGCTCGCAGAGCTGAAGCTGAAGCTGAATCTAAGCGTAAGCGGGACCTTGAGAGGGAAAAGGCTCGTCAGGCCTTGCAAGAG ATGGAGAGAACTGTAGAAATTAATGACAGCGTCGACCCCAAGGACCTAGAAATGCTTGGTACGGTCACAACAGAACATATTGTGAGTTCTGTTGATGAAACGAGTCCAGAGCATTCCCAGGATGGCATGCCCATTTTTCTTCCTGGTTCTGGCAGCATGTTGGAAAAACTTGGACTATTTATGAaagtagacgaggaagaagaggaagaagagccaTGCAGCAAAGATGCGGATGATGGAGAAATCAACTAA